From Salvelinus sp. IW2-2015 unplaced genomic scaffold, ASM291031v2 Un_scaffold2336, whole genome shotgun sequence, one genomic window encodes:
- the LOC112073683 gene encoding forkhead box protein O1-A-like produces MAEAAQQPQQVEIDPDFEPLSRPRSCTWPLPRPEFITPGDSNTSSPAPSVKQEPSSNSDFISSLSLLEETEDYPEEDQKPTILCNDFQCQENCIHDHQQHQQQQHPGNSPQLPQQQVLLLSSPAGSASSVAAAAAAAAQRKSSSSRRNAWGNMSYADLITKAIESTQDKRLTLSQIYDWMVKNVPYFKDKGDSNSSAGWKVSFQYSTLHLMRFEL; encoded by the coding sequence ATGGCCGAGGCAGCCCAACAACCACAGCAGGTTGAGATCGATCCGGATTTCGAGCCTCTCTCCCGGCCCCGCTCCTGCACGTGGCCCCTGCCGCGTCCGGAGTTCATCACCCCGGGCGATTCCAACACCTCCTCTCCCGCCCCTTCTGTCAAACAAGAACCCAGCAGCAACTCCGACTTCATCTCCAGCCTCAGTTTATTAGAAGAGACTGAAGACTACCCCGAAGAGGATCAGAAACCCACCATCCTCTGCAATGATTTCCAATGTCAGGAAAATTGCATCCACGACCAccagcagcatcagcagcagcagcacccgGGGAACAGCCCCCAACTCCCGCAGCAACAGGTGCTTCTGCTCTCCTCCCCGGCCGGGTCTGCATCTTCAGTAGCGGCTGCGGCCGCTGCAGCTGCCCAGAGGAAAAGCAGTTCATCTCGGCGTAACGCCTGGGGCAATATGTCTTACGCAGACCTCATAACTAAGGCTATTGAGAGCACCCAGGACAAGAGGCTTACCTTGTCTCAGATCTATGACTGGATGGTGAAGAACGTGCCTTATTTCAAGGACAAGGGAGATAGCAACAGCTCTGCTGGATGGAAGGTAAGCTttcaatacagtacattacatctGATGAGATTTGAGTTATGA
- the LOC112073680 gene encoding mitochondrial ornithine transporter 1, which translates to MGLRGLYQGATPALIANIAENAVLFMSYGFCQDVLRRITGMDQAVELSDLQKACSGSLASIFSSLALCPTELVKCRLQAMHEMEASGKIPSGQKSSVWSVVRTVLRKDGPLGFYQGLTTTVVREVPGYFCFFGAYELCRTTFAQHLSTDKDGIGTTVIS; encoded by the exons ATGGGTCTGAGAGGGCTGTACCAGGGAGCCACCCCAGCCCTCATAGCCAACATCGCAGAGAACGCTGTCCTTTTCATGAGCTATGGTTTCTGTCAGGACGTGTTGCGGCGAATCACCGGGATGGACCAAGCCGTAGAACTCAG TGACCTCCAGAAGGCGTGTTCAGGCTCCCTAGcgtccatcttctcctccctggCTCTCTGTCCCACCGAGCTGGTCAAGTGTCGTCTGCAGGCCATGCATGAGATGGAGGCCTCCGGCAAGATACCCTCAGGGCAGAAAAG TTCAGTGTGGTCCGTGGTTCGGACTGTGTTGAGGAAGGACGGTCCTCTTGGGTTCTACCAGGGTTTGACTACGACCGTCGTCAGGGAAGTCCCCGGGTATTTCTGCTTCTTCGGAGCCTACGAGCTCTGTCGCACGACATTTGCTCAGCATCTGAGCACCGACAAGGATGGCATAGGTACGACGGTGATATCATGA